DNA from Rhizobacter sp. J219:
CGCAAGGCACCGAAGTTGACTCGACCCAGGCATGCTGTATAAACGTACAGTATGACTGTCAAACCCACTTCCCCGCTGGAAACCGACCCGATCAAGGGCCGGGGCACCGGCTGGGCCATCGTGCACCGCTATGCCCGCCAATCCGGTGAGACTTTCGATGACGGCTGGGGCTCGATCGATCAGCTGGCCGAAGAAGAGCACCTGCCGCGCGAGACGCAGATCATCGAGGAGCGGGTGAAGTCGGTGCTGTCGAGCAACGATTCGCCCGACATCGGCTTCGACCTTTCGGTCAACCCTTACCGCGGCTGCGAGCATGGCTGCATTTATTGCTTCGCGCGGCCGACGCACAGCTACCTCAACCTCTCGCCCGGTCTCGACTTCGAGACCAAGATCGTCGCCAAGGTCAACGCAGCCGAGCGCCTGCGCGAAGCGTTGGCGAGCCGGGCCTACGAGCCCTCGATGATCAACATCGGCGCGGCCACCGATGCCTACCAGCCCATCGAGCGCAAGCTTGGCATCACGCGCTCCATCATCGAATTGCTGCACGAATGCCGGCATCCGTTTTCGATGGTCACCAAGTCGTCGGGCGTGGAGCGCGACCTCGACCTCATCGCGCCGATGGCGGCGCAGCGGCTGGTGGCGATCTATGTCTCGATCACCTCGCTCGACCCGAAGCTCGCGCGCATCCTGGAGCCGCGCGCAGCGGCGCCGCACCGCCGGTTGCGCGTCGTCGAGACGCTGGCCAAGGCAGGCGTGCCGGTGGGCGTGAGCGTGTCGCCGGTGATCCCCTTCATCAACGAGCCCGAAGCCGAGCGCATCCTCGAAGCCGCGGCCGAGGCGGGCGCGCAGTCGGCCTTCAGCATCGTGCTGCGCCTGCCCTGGGAGGTGAATCCGCTCTTCCAGCAGTGGCTGGAGCAGCACTTTCCCGATCGGGCGGGGCGGGTGATGGCGCGCATCCGCGAGATGCGCGGCGGCAAGGACTACGACGCGAGCTTCGGCCAGCGCATGAAGGGCACGGGGGTGTGGGCGCAGCTGCTGCGCCAGCGTTTCGACAAGGCCTGTGCGCGGCTCGGCCTCAACAAGACGCGCATCGAACTCGACCTGAGCCTCTTCCGCAAGCCGTCTGCGGCACCGGCAGCGCCGGCGCGGCGCACCCGCGCGGCAGATGCTGGGCAGGGCGAACTCTTCTGAAACCTCAGGCCGCGGCGGCCTGGGGCGGCTCGTCGGCGGCGGACTCGACCGGCTCTTCGGCGGCCACTGCATCGACCGCAGCCGCATCGCCCCCATCAGGCTCGGCGGGTCGCACGTCGCGCAGGTTGAGCGCGCCTGGTTGGCGTCCGCCCGACTGACCGAGCATCGCGGCGCTCACGTTCAAAGCGTAGAGGTCGCGCAGGGCGTCGGCCCGCTGCGAGAGTTCGGCGGCGTCCTCGATGCGGGCTCCGTGGCGTTGCAGCGTCATGCGCGCCATCTCGATCAGCTTGCCGTTGCAGGTGCGCTCGGCATGGGACAGCAGGGCGTGCACGGCCGCACGGTGGTTGCCTTGCACGGTGTGCGTCACGGCCTGCTCGGCCATCTCGCTGATGCGCACGTGGGCCTGGCGTACCCGTTCGGCGAAGGGCGGGTGCGCACCGGCAGCACCGGCGAGCAGCTCGGTCATGCCCTTGGAGCTGGCGAAACGCATGCCCAGCGTGTCGACCCAGCTGTCGGCGCCGTCAAGCTGTATTTCGCCGGCGGTGAGTTGCGCGAGCAGCGCCAGCAGGTTGCAGCCGGCTTCCACA
Protein-coding regions in this window:
- a CDS encoding PA0069 family radical SAM protein, coding for MTVKPTSPLETDPIKGRGTGWAIVHRYARQSGETFDDGWGSIDQLAEEEHLPRETQIIEERVKSVLSSNDSPDIGFDLSVNPYRGCEHGCIYCFARPTHSYLNLSPGLDFETKIVAKVNAAERLREALASRAYEPSMINIGAATDAYQPIERKLGITRSIIELLHECRHPFSMVTKSSGVERDLDLIAPMAAQRLVAIYVSITSLDPKLARILEPRAAAPHRRLRVVETLAKAGVPVGVSVSPVIPFINEPEAERILEAAAEAGAQSAFSIVLRLPWEVNPLFQQWLEQHFPDRAGRVMARIREMRGGKDYDASFGQRMKGTGVWAQLLRQRFDKACARLGLNKTRIELDLSLFRKPSAAPAAPARRTRAADAGQGELF